The window CGCGCCGCGTGGAGCCACGAGGGCGGCACGTGGGGGCTTCCCGGCGGGGCCCGCGGCCTCGACGAGGACGCGGTGGGCGCCGCCCTGCGGGAGACCCGCGAGGAGACCGGCCTGACCGTGGCGCGCGCGGCCGCGACCGGCCGGCTGGTCGTCGACCACGGCGGGTGGTCGTACACCACCGTGCTCGCCCGCGTCGACTGCGCGTCGCCCGTGGTGGCCGACCGGGAGAGCGCTGCACTCGAGTGGGCCCCCGTCGGCCAGGTGGCCGAACGGGAGCTGCACCCCGGCCTGGCGGAGGCCTGGCCGTTGCTGGAGACCGCGGCCGGCCGGCGGCTGCGCCTTGTCGTCGACGCCGCGAACGTCGTCGGGTCGCGCCCGGACGGCTGGTGGCGCGACCGTCGCGCCGCCGCCGCCCGGCTGCGCAGCCAGCTCGTCGGCCTCGCCGTCCCCGGGCCGGCGCTGCCACCCGTGCTCGGCCTGCCGGCGCTGGACTCGTGGGCGCCCGAGACGCTGCTCGTCGTCGAGGGTGCCGCGCGGGGCCTCGCCGACGAGCCGCCGCGCCCCGGTCTGACGGTCGTCGCAGCGCCCGCCTCGGGGGACGACGAGGTGGCCCGGGCCGCCGTGCCTGCGCCCGGGGACGCCGTGCTCGTCGTGACGAGCGACCGTGAGCTGCGACGTCGCTGCGCTGATCTGGGCGCGTCCGTGGTGGGCGCGGGCTGGCTGCGCGAGCTGCTCGACGCCCGCGCCGACCCCGACCGCTGACCGGCCGGGCGGACGGGCCCGCCGGGCCCGCTGGGCGCGGGCCCACGCTCCCCCTGGGTCCCGCCTCACGCGTGCCCGGTCTCCTCCGACCTGGCCGGGTCGACCGACCCACCCGCGGCGTCGGGGTCTGCGGCCCGGGCCTGCTGCTCGCCGCCCACCAGCTCCCCGAGCACGTCGCCGTGCGGCGGCGTGGAGTCCTCGGGGTCCGGGTGCGGCCCCGTGCTCGTCCCCTGACCGCTCGTTCCTGTCATTCCTGCCCCGCCTCCTCGCGCAGTCGGTCGATCTCGCGGCTCGCGTCGGCCTTGGTGATCTCCTCCGGGCTCTGCGGCGCCTCCTCGCCCGCCTGGCGGGCCAGCGTCTCCAGGTAGCTCAACTGGGCACCGGTGGCCGGCTCACCGCCGGTCACCCACTCGCTCGGGTCCTTCTCCGTGGACCGCTGCTGGGCGTCCTCGGACCGCCCGGTGTCGCTCTCGTTCGCTTGGCTGCTGTCGCTCATGCCGCGTCGGTACCCCCGCCCCGCGAGCGTTGAACGCCGGACCCGGCCGCTGCCGGTCACGCAAGCACGCCGTCGGCCGGACCGGCACCCGCAGCCGCACCCGCAGCCGCACCGGCACCTGACCGGCACCTGACCGGCACGTGTACGCGCCCGCTCCCGGGGCAGCCTGCCGGCAACGAGGCGGGGACGGCCGTCCCGGCTGTGCCGCACGCCACGGCCCCTCAGGCTGGACGCGCGTGCGAGGGCTGCTCTACGGTGCTGAACGTCCCGCAGCTCCTGCTGCGGGTCCCTCGTGCGGCGCCGAGTCCTGCCCGGGCACGAGGTTTCCGTGGATCACGGGCAGGAGCGGGGGACCCAATCGCGGGCGGTGCAGTTCGCCGCCCTTGGGGTGAAGCCGCAGCATGCGGCCGGGAAATCTCCTCCCGAACCCGACAGCTCACTTCGCAGGCGCTGGAGAGGGCCACCTCGCGTGCCGAGTTCGATCCTGCGTCCCTACCAGGGGCGCCACCGCGCCGTACGCCCGTCCACCGCTCCCCGTGCGCTCGTCGCCGTTGCCGGAGCTGGCCTGACCACCGCGGCGCTCGCGGCCGGGAGCGCCGGTGCGG of the Motilibacter aurantiacus genome contains:
- a CDS encoding NUDIX domain-containing protein; translated protein: MTLGSTGDGWARCDAGHRHWGLGGAAGLLLWAQGSVLLQLRAAWSHEGGTWGLPGGARGLDEDAVGAALRETREETGLTVARAAATGRLVVDHGGWSYTTVLARVDCASPVVADRESAALEWAPVGQVAERELHPGLAEAWPLLETAAGRRLRLVVDAANVVGSRPDGWWRDRRAAAARLRSQLVGLAVPGPALPPVLGLPALDSWAPETLLVVEGAARGLADEPPRPGLTVVAAPASGDDEVARAAVPAPGDAVLVVTSDRELRRRCADLGASVVGAGWLRELLDARADPDR
- a CDS encoding DUF3072 domain-containing protein, which encodes MSDSSQANESDTGRSEDAQQRSTEKDPSEWVTGGEPATGAQLSYLETLARQAGEEAPQSPEEITKADASREIDRLREEAGQE